TGTTGTCACAGAATTCAAAACTCACTGCAGAGAACTTTGAATTAAGAAACGTGAGGGAATCCCTAACAGCAAAGCACTTTTATTTTCAGCAAAAACAAGACGGATTAGTTGTTGAGAGTGCTGAAGTCATTGTGTCTGTTGATAACAGCACACAAGAGATGTACAGAATATTCGATAACTCGACTGAGAGTAAACCGGCTGTTGCCAAAGCAGGTAGTCAGCTCACTTCTGAAAAAGCTGTCGATATAGCTTGGAAGCATATTTGGGTAAGCGGCAGATTACTCGCAGACGTCAAATCGGAAAAACTATTTATTGAACAAGACGGAACTCTGCGACTCACCTACAGAGTTGAAATTGATACTGTAGAACCTGCAGGTTCGTGGGAAGTTATCCTCGATGCCTACACGGGTGAAATTGTAAGAACACAGGATCTACGAAAAGATGCAAAACATGACGATAGCAAACCCGTGTTTGGCAGAACGCCTGGTAAAAAGCTTCTGGATTATAGAGAGGCAGTTAAAGCTCTGGACGCAAAAAAATCGATCTCACTACTCTCAAACGGGAATCGCAGAGATGCCACAGCACTTGTGTTTGATCCAGATCCAAGAACAACACTTACCGACAACACACTTCTTGACAGTTCACCAAAGAGTGCTTTTGAGCCCGCGTATAAAAGTGTCGTGCTAAAGGATGTTACTGAAGTTGCAGGAGTGCTAAAGCTTTCGGGCCCCTGGGTGACATTGGTAGACTTCGAAGCACCCGTGAACACGCCCTACACAGTTCAAAACGGAGAGTTCAAGGGTAAACGAGGAGATCAAAGTTTTAACGACGCCATGACTTATTACCACCTCGATAAGAATCAACGCTATATGCAGTCGTTAGGTTTTTTTGGGAGCCGAGGCATCCAGTACCTCTCGATCACAGTAGATTCGAACGGAGCTAACGGTGCCGACAACTCTTACTATCGACCAAGCGCAAATCACCTCGCTTTTGGCTGGGGCTGTGTTGATGACAACGAAGACGCTGATGTGATCTTGCACGAGTACAATCATGCGATTAACCACAGTATCAATAGCAACTTCAGCGGCGGCGATACGGGCGCTATGGGCGAGGGGTTTGGTGACTACTGGGCTCAGTCTTATAGCATCAGCACAGAGAACGGAATGACGTTTAACCCTTTTCACGTTTTTAACTGGGATGCGCACTCAGATCCAAACAATGAAGAGGGCTGTTGGCCGGGTCGACGCCTAGATAAAACCCAAGCGCAATACGTCCATAGCCAGAACTATTACGCCCATAGCCGGCACGACTCCTTTGTTTCTGATGAATTGTGGTCAACTCCCATCTTCCAGGCACTTTATGAGGCAGTGAAGACAAAACAGGCAACTCGAGAAGAAATGGATAGAATTATTCTTGAGGCCCAGTTTGGCCTAGGGTACGGACTCAAGATGCGAGACATGGCAAACTCCATTGTTTCCAATGCGAAGAGACTCTATCCGCAGGGCAAGCATGCTGAAATCTACGCAAGAAAGTTTGCAGCCCAAAACATCATTGAAAGACAAAGTTCTCTTGTGCCCTTGGCAAAAGCTAATTAAGCGCAAGATCATCTTGGTCACGCGGCAGCAAGCAAATTGCTACTGCGCTAATAAAAAAAGGCGGGCCAAACCCGCCTTTTTCATTTGGTAAATCACTAAAGGTACGGAGTCACTTGTGGGACGCGGCGCGTCCCACAAGTGACTCCGTACCTTTAGTACCTTTAGGACCTTTATCAAATTATTGGCGAATACCGAGTTTCTTGAAAAAAGCTTTTTGGTTAGGAACGCGCCCTAAAAATTCTGTGGCAAGGGCTAAAGCGTCTTTCATCTTTCCAGGCTCAAGAATGTTTTTTCGATAGCTCAAACCCGTTTTCGAATCCAAAAGGCCCGCTTTTTCGAAGCGAGTAAACATGTCAGCCGCGTAAACCTCCGACCAAATATAGCCGTAGTATCCAGCATCGTATCCACCCATAAGGTGCCCGAATCCTGCCGAAAATGCTCCACCCTTTATCGGATCAAGACCAATGATCTCTTTGTAGAGCTGGTCATGCACCTTTCGAGAATCGACTGCACCCGAAGCCGTGTGCAAAGTCATATCGAGCGTACCAAGCATCAGTTGACGCGTGTAATGATAACCTCGGTTGAAATCACGACCCTGTAGCATTCGCTCTATCAGGTCATCCGGAAGCGACTCCCCTGTTTTGTAGTGACGCGAAATTTTCTTGAGCATCTGCTTGTCCCAAACCCAGTCTTCGAGCATTTGTGACGGAGCTTCGACAAAATCGCGTGCCACAGATGTGCCAGAAAGACTTGCATATGGTGCCCGAGTCAACGTTTGGTGCATAATGTGTCCAAATTCGTGAAAAAAAGTTTCCACTTCATCATGGCTTAAGAGTGAGGGGCGGTCTTTTGAGGGCGGAGTGAAGTTTGTTACCATCGCGCTCACAGGCTTATTGTAAACTCCGTCTAAAAGCCTACCGTTAATGAGGGTAAAAGCTGCCGCATGTCCATATTTACCCTCACGTGGATAAAGATCCGCCATAAAGTACGCTATTGTGCTCTTACTCTCCTTATCTTTGATCCGGTAGAGATCAACTAGTGAACTCCAAACAGCGGCACCCTTCACTTTCTCAAATTCAACTCCTAAAAGAGTCGAGTAGATCTCAAATATTCCCTCTACGACTACGTCTTTTGGGAAGTAACTTCGAACGACCTCATCATCTATCGAGTACGTCTGTCTTTTGATGCGATTTACATAGAACGCTAAGTCCCACGGTTCAAGCTTCGCCTTAGGATTAGTTGTGTGCTTCCTTTTTTCTTCAAGCAAAAGATTGAGATCTTTCTGATTGCGAATCGAAAGTTTGGACTTTAAACCGTTGATCATGTTCCAAACGTTCTTCGTGTTTTTGGCCATTCTTTTTTGAAGGCGATAGTCTGCCCAGGATTTAAAGCCAAGAATCTTAGCTGTTTTCTGCCGAAGTAACAGATTTTCTTCTAATAGCTTGGTATTTTCTACTGCAGCTCTTGTATTGTAGGTCTCAATCAATTTCTTTCTTATTTGTTCGTCTTCGACGTTTTCCATCGCCGGAATGAAATCAGCGTACTTCATTGTAACGACCAACTTGCCATCGCGCTTTTCGAGCCGTGACATGACAGATTCGGGCAAGCCTTTCAGCTCCTCGGCACTTAAGAGAACGAATGAGGTGTCGTTGTTGAGGTTTTTTGAAAACTCGTTACTCTTGGAGCTCATTTCTTTCATCAGTTCGCGCACTTGATCGAGCTTCTCTTGCGGAAGCTTCAAACCGTTCTCTTCAAAAGCTAGTAGCATTTCTTTGTGCAGTACTTTTTCTTCTTCTTTTCCGGGGACGACGGCCTTCAATGCCGCGTACAACTGAGGGCGGGTAAACACTTCGACGAGATACTGAGAAAGCTTCTCTTCACAGGCTCCCGAATCTTCTCGTAGCTGCGAATTGGGAGTTACGTACTTCATGAAGGTGAGCCCGGCAGTTTCATCCGACAACTCAGAAAGTGCTAACTCGAAGGCAAGCTGGGTGTTAGCGAAATTTCTCTCTGACGCTCCCCTAGATGCGATAGACTTCAGCGCACCTTCGGCCTTAGTCATGGATTCTTCGCACTCTTTAACAAGAGTACCTTTTTTATAGTTCGAAGGTGCCGACTGATAGGCAATAAGAGTCGACTCTGTATCATTGGCGGCAACGTCACCTTCTGTAACATGCTTTGTTGTTGAGCATCCAGAGAGGGCCAATGCCAATACTGAAAAGACAAATTTGGTAAAAGTAGATGGCTTAAAGTTCTTCACAATGTTCTCCTGATTAAAACGAAATAGAAAAGTGAATAGACCAGGAGCTGATGCCATTTCGCCCAAACTACTGCGCAAACGAAATGGCAACAGCCCCTAGATTTTATCTATTTTAGACGTTACGCCTGTATTTGCCACCCACTTCATAAAGGGCGCCAGTCATCTGACCTAAGGTGCAGTACCTGGATGCGCTCATAAGTGCCGCAAAGACGTTGTTGCCAGCGAGCGCTGCTGATTTAAGATCATTAAGAGCTTTATCTGCCAACTGAGAATCTCTACTTTGGACCTGCTGGGCTTGCTTAAGTTGACGCATCTTTTCTTCACCTGTTGCCCTTGCGAGTTCAATTTTTGGCGCCACATAACCTTGTTGAAGAGTTTTCGGATCTATAAAAGTGTTAACACCAATGATGGGTAATTCACCTGTGTGCTTCAGGCGTTCGTAGTAAAGCGATTCATCCTGAATCTGCCCTCTTTGATACTGAGTCTCCATAGCCCCAAGCACTCCACCTCTTTCGTTAATTCGTAAGAACTCAGTGAGCACGGCCTCTTCTACTAAGTCCGTTAGTTCTTCAAAGAAGTAACTACCCTGATTGGGGTTCTCGTTTTTCGTCGTGCCAAACTCCCTGTTGATAATCATTTGAATCGCCATTGCTCGCCTAACCGATTCTTCAGTAGGAGTTGTGATAGCCTCATCATACGCATTTGTGTGCAAACTGTTGCAGTGATCGTAAACGGCTAAAAGTGCCTGGAGCGTAGTTCGAATGTCGTTGAAATCAATTTCTTGTGCGTGGAGCGAGCGCCCCGAAGTCTGAATATGATATTTGAGTTTCTGAGACCTTTCACTCGCACCATAGAGTTCACGCATAGCAACGGCCCAAATCCTGCGTGCCACTCTTCCCATCACAGAATATTCCGGGTCAAGTCCGTTACTAAAGAAGAAACTTAGGTTTGGCGCAAAATCGTCAATCTTCATTCCGCGAGACAAATAGTACTCCACATAGGTGAATCCATTGGCCAACGTGAACGCTAATTGGGAAATCGGGTTAGCTCCCGCCTCTGCAATATGATAGCCTGATATACTGACTGAATAAAAATTTCGCACTTTATGATCGATAAAATATTCTTGCACGTCGCCCATCATCTTTAGAGCGAAATCTGTAGAGAAAATACAAGTGTTCTGGGCCTGATCTTCTTTGAGAATATCCGCCTGCACAGTTCCACGAACCTGCGACAGGGTCGAAGCTTTTACTGCATCGTACTCTGTGTTCGTTAGTTCTCTGTTCAATGATTTCTTTTTAAGATCGATTTGCTGATCAATCGCCGTGTTCAAAAAATAGGCTAAGATCATTGGCGCAGGGCCGTTTATCGTCATACTAACGCTTGTGCTAGGGGAACAAAGATCGAAACCTGCGTAAAGAATCTTCATATCCTCAAGGCAACAAATACTCACACCGCTCTCACCAACTTTGCCGTAAATATCGGGACGCACAGCCGGATCTTCACCGTAGAGAGTTACGCTATCAAAAGCAGTCGATAATCTCTTCGCCGGATCATGAGCACTCAAAAAGTGAAATCGACGATTCGTTCGTGCTGGATCACCTTCTCCTGCAAACTGCCGCCGAGGCTCCTCCTCGGAACGCTTAAGCACAAACACGCCCGAAGTAAACGGAAACTCTCCGGGAACATTCTCTAGCCTCAAATAGCGAACCTGATCGCCCAGGTTTGTAAGCCTAGGTACGGCCACTCTTTTGACGCGAGTTCCACTTAAACTCGTCGTTGTCAGCGCACTCTTAAATTCTTTTCCCCGAATGGCGTAAGCAAGCTCGTCACTTTGGTAAGAATCATAAAGTTTCTTATAGTTCGCTCGAAGTTCACTGATGATCCCGCCCTTTTCAGTTTTCAACAGCTCCGAAAGTTTGCTGTGAATCTTTTCTTCATTTATATGGCCGGCAACACACTCAAACGCTCCAATGTCATTAGCCACCTGAGCCAGCTCTTGAGTTTCTGACTTGTAACTTCTTACTGATTTAACAATCTCACTGAGATAATTCTGCCTCTCAGGAGGTATGATTGTTTGCTTTTTTGTGCTAGCAAGATTTTGACGAATTGCTGAACTCAAACCCCATTCTTTAGAAGGGTCGTACTCGGCCAATTTGTCTGAGAGTGCAAAAAACAGTTGGTTAACACCTTGATCATTAAAATTCGAAGCTTGAGTGAGAAAGACAGGATACCCCTCGCCGTCAGCGTCTGGCGGCAGCTGCCTTGAACGCCGGTACTGCTTTCTCACATCCCTCAAAGCATCCTGAGAGCCTTTTCTATCAGCCTTATTGATTGCAATGAGGTCCGCATAGTCGATCATGTCGATCTTTTCTAACTGGCTTTGAGCCCCAAACTCGCTCGTCATAACGTAAAGTTTGACATCTGCTATGTCGCTAACCGCACTGTCAGCCTGACCGATACCGGAGGTTTCAACTACCAGCAAATCATCAGAAGATTTTTTCAAAAACTCGATCATCGCAGGCAAACACTTTGCGGTCTCGTTTCCAGACCCCCTGCTAGCAATTGACCTCATATACGTTCGTTCACGCTCTAATGAGTTCATTCGAATGCGATCACCCAACAGCGACCCACCAGTGCGCTTCTTGGTAGGATCAACGCAAAGCAGAGAGATTTTTTTGTTCGAATAGAGGTTTAAGAACCTCTGAGTGATCTCATCTAAAAGAGAAGACTTACCGGCCCCTCCCGTTCCTGTGACACCGAGAACTGGAGGGTTTGCTGATCCTCTCATCGGCAGTTGCTTCTTTAACCAATCCGGAATTTCTTGACCGAGCTCAATGGCGGTAAGCGCCAGGCCTCTCGCACGATCTTCAATTTTTCGCTGGAAGGTTACTTGATCAACAAGTTTCTGCTGATCATCTGCTCGCCATTCTTTAGCCTGAGCAAGCAAATCAAAATCACTGCCCTCAACAACGAGTTGAATCATTCCGTTTAAGCCCAGCCTGCGACCATCTTCAGGGTGAAAGATCTGATCGATACCGTATGCTTCTAGCTCTTTCTTCTCGTCAGGAACAATGACTCCACCACCGCCTCCGTAAATTTTCACATATCCAGCACCAAAGGCTTTGAGCAAGTCTTTCATGTATTTGAAAAACTCCATGTGGCCGCCCTGATAAGAGCTAATACAAACTCCCTGCGCTCCCTCTTGTAAAATGGTCGTTACGATGTCCATAACCGATCTGTTATGGCCTAAATGAATAACTTCAGCACCTGCATCTTGAATGAGGCGTCTCATAATGTTGATGCTGGCATCATGCCCATCAAATAAGCTGGCAGCCGTAACTATTCGAACTGGGTTCTTAAGATTTAGTTTGTTCATTTTCCGACAAAGTGGGCAGGGCGTTTTTCCATAAATGCGGCAGTCCCCTCTTTGGAATCTTGGGTTCTAAAGAGATCTCCAAAAGCGGTTCTTTCAAGTATAAATCCCTCGTCAATCGGTAGATCTAAACCGATACGAATGGATTCCTTTGCTGCCGCAATGGCCTTTGGTCCCCGAGAAGAGATCATTTTTGCAAGTTCCATACAAGTTCCGATAAGCTCTGATGGCTCCACGACATCGTTCACAAGTCCATATTGTAGTGCTCTGTCGGCATCATAATGTTTACCTGTAAAAATCATTTCGCTGGCGCGTGCGGCTCCCAACTTTCGAGGAGCCCTTTGAGTTCCACCAAAAGCAGGTATGATCCCTAATGAAACTTCAGGAAGACCGAACTTAGCATTCTTGCTGGCAATAATAAAATCGCAAGCCAGCGCGAGCTCACATCCGCCTCCTAGCGCAAATCCGTTCACCGCCGCAATAACCACCATCGGGAGCGTCTCTAATCTTCGAAAGACTTTTTGGCCTTTCTCAGAAAAAGATTTGGCGGCCGACGGATCTAACGACGACATTTCTTTGATGTCAGCTCCGGCAACAAATGCCTTATCGCCTTCTCCGGTAAGAATAAGGCAGCGCAAATCTTGCTCTCTTTCTATGTGATTGAGCATTTCATTGAGCTCATCAAGAAGCTGGTTATTGAGAGCATTGAGTGCTTTTGGCCGGTTTAGAGTTAATAGCCCAATACACTCGTTGATTTCAAATTTTAAACACTCAGTTTGCACGAGCACCCCCACCATTTTGATCATAATTATAAAACCCGCGCCCCGTCTTTTTACCGAGCCATCCTGCTTCAACATATTTTACTAGCAGCGGACACGGTCGATACTTTGAGTCACCAAGTCCATCATAGAGAACATTCATAATCGCCA
The sequence above is a segment of the Bdellovibrionales bacterium CG10_big_fil_rev_8_21_14_0_10_45_34 genome. Coding sequences within it:
- a CDS encoding peptidase; amino-acid sequence: MGEMASAPGLFTFLFRFNQENIVKNFKPSTFTKFVFSVLALALSGCSTTKHVTEGDVAANDTESTLIAYQSAPSNYKKGTLVKECEESMTKAEGALKSIASRGASERNFANTQLAFELALSELSDETAGLTFMKYVTPNSQLREDSGACEEKLSQYLVEVFTRPQLYAALKAVVPGKEEEKVLHKEMLLAFEENGLKLPQEKLDQVRELMKEMSSKSNEFSKNLNNDTSFVLLSAEELKGLPESVMSRLEKRDGKLVVTMKYADFIPAMENVEDEQIRKKLIETYNTRAAVENTKLLEENLLLRQKTAKILGFKSWADYRLQKRMAKNTKNVWNMINGLKSKLSIRNQKDLNLLLEEKRKHTTNPKAKLEPWDLAFYVNRIKRQTYSIDDEVVRSYFPKDVVVEGIFEIYSTLLGVEFEKVKGAAVWSSLVDLYRIKDKESKSTIAYFMADLYPREGKYGHAAAFTLINGRLLDGVYNKPVSAMVTNFTPPSKDRPSLLSHDEVETFFHEFGHIMHQTLTRAPYASLSGTSVARDFVEAPSQMLEDWVWDKQMLKKISRHYKTGESLPDDLIERMLQGRDFNRGYHYTRQLMLGTLDMTLHTASGAVDSRKVHDQLYKEIIGLDPIKGGAFSAGFGHLMGGYDAGYYGYIWSEVYAADMFTRFEKAGLLDSKTGLSYRKNILEPGKMKDALALATEFLGRVPNQKAFFKKLGIRQ
- a CDS encoding methylmalonyl-CoA mutase, with the translated sequence MNKLNLKNPVRIVTAASLFDGHDASINIMRRLIQDAGAEVIHLGHNRSVMDIVTTILQEGAQGVCISSYQGGHMEFFKYMKDLLKAFGAGYVKIYGGGGGVIVPDEKKELEAYGIDQIFHPEDGRRLGLNGMIQLVVEGSDFDLLAQAKEWRADDQQKLVDQVTFQRKIEDRARGLALTAIELGQEIPDWLKKQLPMRGSANPPVLGVTGTGGAGKSSLLDEITQRFLNLYSNKKISLLCVDPTKKRTGGSLLGDRIRMNSLERERTYMRSIASRGSGNETAKCLPAMIEFLKKSSDDLLVVETSGIGQADSAVSDIADVKLYVMTSEFGAQSQLEKIDMIDYADLIAINKADRKGSQDALRDVRKQYRRSRQLPPDADGEGYPVFLTQASNFNDQGVNQLFFALSDKLAEYDPSKEWGLSSAIRQNLASTKKQTIIPPERQNYLSEIVKSVRSYKSETQELAQVANDIGAFECVAGHINEEKIHSKLSELLKTEKGGIISELRANYKKLYDSYQSDELAYAIRGKEFKSALTTTSLSGTRVKRVAVPRLTNLGDQVRYLRLENVPGEFPFTSGVFVLKRSEEEPRRQFAGEGDPARTNRRFHFLSAHDPAKRLSTAFDSVTLYGEDPAVRPDIYGKVGESGVSICCLEDMKILYAGFDLCSPSTSVSMTINGPAPMILAYFLNTAIDQQIDLKKKSLNRELTNTEYDAVKASTLSQVRGTVQADILKEDQAQNTCIFSTDFALKMMGDVQEYFIDHKVRNFYSVSISGYHIAEAGANPISQLAFTLANGFTYVEYYLSRGMKIDDFAPNLSFFFSNGLDPEYSVMGRVARRIWAVAMRELYGASERSQKLKYHIQTSGRSLHAQEIDFNDIRTTLQALLAVYDHCNSLHTNAYDEAITTPTEESVRRAMAIQMIINREFGTTKNENPNQGSYFFEELTDLVEEAVLTEFLRINERGGVLGAMETQYQRGQIQDESLYYERLKHTGELPIIGVNTFIDPKTLQQGYVAPKIELARATGEEKMRQLKQAQQVQSRDSQLADKALNDLKSAALAGNNVFAALMSASRYCTLGQMTGALYEVGGKYRRNV